Below is a genomic region from Candidatus Zixiibacteriota bacterium.
GCTTTCCTTCAGACAAAGCATTTCTACCGATTGCTTGGTCAGTTTTGCTTTGTTTCTATCGGTAGGCTGGGCGGGGACGAAATCAGTTTTGAAATATTTTAGATTGCCGCCATATCCTTGTACTATGTTTTCTTTATTAGTAACACCAAAAACTCTTATCGTATTGTCTTCAAATTTTATTTCAAACTTATCGAATGAATCTGAATGTGTGTTTTTGACATTTTCGATTTCTTCTAAAATATCTACAGTTTTTGAGAGACCCCTAAGTGATATTTTCTTGTCGAATAATAATGTTGAGGTTTTACTATCTGCTGTGTATCCTTCTATGATTTTTTCAACTCTTGGGTAACAGACCTTTTCGCATATATCCCCTTCATTATTTGTACAAAGAATGAATTGTCTATTACCATTATCAAGTCTATTTATTTCAAGAACCGCATGGGCTGTTGTGCCCGAGCCAGCGAAAAAATCGAGAACTATACAATTTTTTTTAATACGTGATGCACCAGCAATAGAGTCAATAACCGTATATAAAGACTTGGGAAATGGGAAGTTTGTATCAGGTAGTATATTCTTTAACAAATTAGTCCCATGTGGACCAGCATTATATTTTGAATCGACCCAATTACTGTATATCGGCTTGAGTGACCCTTTGCGGGGCATAATAACTTTCATGCTTAGTGAGGGTTTTGATCCTACTATTCTACCTTCCCGTATGAGTTTAATCATAGTTTCTCTGCCGTATCTCCAGCGTCTTTCTCGACCGTTAGAATCGATCGGGTATACCCTTTTAAAGCCTTCTTTTGTATCGTCTGTCTCGTATTTATCTTCTATACTTAATTCGGGACCTGCATCCACAGCCATACCGGTTTTTTTATCAACATGTATAGCGAAAAACATTTTTGGACGTCCCACTCGATAGTAGTCTTTTCCTGCTCCAGCTTTAATCAAACTCCATTCTTCTATTCTTTCTCCAATATACTCCCCAACAAACAAATGTTTCCCCTTTGGAACAGATACTATTCCATACTCATGGGTTGCGGAAACATTTGCTCCTCCTGAACCTTGAGGATGATGATTAACCACCACAACTTCATGTGTGTATTGCGGCATTAGGTCTTCAAGCAAAAGCTTTAGTGTAGCATGTTCGTTATCATCGATTGCTGTTATCATTACTCCTTCTTCGGTTAATAAGTTTTTTGCTATTTTTAATCTATGGTTCATCATGCATAGCCATTTGCTATGGCGAAATAAATCATTATTATCGACGTAATTATTGTTGTATTTCCAATCTCTTGCACCGGTGTTGAATGGAGGATCAATATAAATCACATCAATACTTTTTTCGTGTGTATAGTTCAACACAGACAGGGCGTGGTAATTGTCGCCTTCGATAAGGATATGTGTAGGTTTTTCAGGGTCGTTCTTTATGGCTTTGCTTTTAACTTCCTTCAAAACGGGAAGTTGTTTTTTACATTGCTGCACTACTTTTTCAGGTTCCCGTTCTTCATCCCACACCAACCCGTATTTTTTCCGCTTTTCGAGTTCCTGGATGCGGGCGATGAGCTTATCCTTTTCCCAGTTCGAGTAATCAGGTTTTCTGCGCGGCACTTTCTAATCCTTTTGCTTTTGTGTTGTGTCAGGACCTATTCCTAACACATTTTGATCTCAATGCGTTAGTCACCAGGAATCCCCTACGGTGAAGAGTAAGCTTTTGACTCAACTTAAAATCTTAGTGTCAGGTGCGCAGGGCACCGGACCTATGAGGCTGGGGTGCGGCAGGAAATCTTCGACTTTTTTATTTTTAAAACCATTCCGGATCCCCCAGTTAACAGAAAAATAGATCAGCGGATGAGTAAAGTTATGAAAAAATCTGGTGAATATTGAAGCTTTGGTATAAAAATTCCTTCCTGACCAGAGAAAACCTTCGGCCAGCTCTTCCGGGCTCATATTTTTTGGTCTGAAAACCACAGTTCTGTGGTTATAGTCCTGCCAGTTCTGACTTAAAAGCCTTCCTTCTTTCTTGAATCTCTCGAAGATGGCTGTACCCGGATAGGGGGTCAAAATATTGAAAGTAGCAATGGCGACTCTGTTTTTATCAAGAAAGTCCAGGGTCTTCTCGAATATGCTTTTATCATCATCATCAAAGCCGAACACTAATGACGCATCGAACAAAATCCCCTGATCCTGGATGATCTTGATAGCCTGGCTATATTCTTCAGCATTATTCGGAGATTTACGGAGCCTCTTTAGATTATGAGAGGAAACTGACTCTATTCCGATAAACAAACCGGCACAGCCGGATTTTTCCGCCAGCTCCAGCAAAGCTTTATCCTTGACCAAGGATATGGATGCCTGACCGACCCAGCGAATTCTCAAATCCGAAAGAGCGGTGAATAACTCCTTGGCAAATTTAACATCCCCTATGATGTTGTCATCTAAAAAGAAGAATTTCTTGCCACCTCTTGTAGCTATTTCCTTCACAATGTCTGGAATCAGACGGTGCCTAAACTTTTTTCCATAAAGGCCAGTAACCGAACAGAATTCGCAATCATAGGGACAACCTCTGGTGCAGAGGATGGGGCTCACATGAAAGGGAGTGTGATTGTGGTTCAGCTTGGGTATGGGGAATTTGGCTAAGTCAAAATCGAAAGATCGGTAAAACTTCTTTAACCGATTCTGTCTGAAATCTTCTAAGAGCTCGCTCCAACATCCTTCCGCCTCACCTATGACTACACAATCGCAATGGGTGATCGCTTCCTGGGGCATAACTGTAGGATGAATCCCCCCCAAAACCACCTTAGCACCCTTTTCCCGGAAAACCGAAGAGAGCTGGTAAGCTCGAGGAGCTGCTGCAGTCATACAGGAGATTCCCACCAGGTCATAGTGCTTGTCAAAATTGACCTGCTCAATCTCCTCATCAACCGTATCTACCTCTATCTCAGCCGGAGTCAAGGCAGAGATGACACCCAGGGTAAGCTGAGGCGTTCTCAA
It encodes:
- a CDS encoding B12-binding domain-containing radical SAM protein; translation: MRILLITPSLDKERSRFLRTPQLTLGVISALTPAEIEVDTVDEEIEQVNFDKHYDLVGISCMTAAAPRAYQLSSVFREKGAKVVLGGIHPTVMPQEAITHCDCVVIGEAEGCWSELLEDFRQNRLKKFYRSFDFDLAKFPIPKLNHNHTPFHVSPILCTRGCPYDCEFCSVTGLYGKKFRHRLIPDIVKEIATRGGKKFFFLDDNIIGDVKFAKELFTALSDLRIRWVGQASISLVKDKALLELAEKSGCAGLFIGIESVSSHNLKRLRKSPNNAEEYSQAIKIIQDQGILFDASLVFGFDDDDKSIFEKTLDFLDKNRVAIATFNILTPYPGTAIFERFKKEGRLLSQNWQDYNHRTVVFRPKNMSPEELAEGFLWSGRNFYTKASIFTRFFHNFTHPLIYFSVNWGIRNGFKNKKVEDFLPHPSLIGPVPCAPDTKILS